Proteins from a genomic interval of Paenibacillus sp. RC334:
- the hemG gene encoding protoporphyrinogen oxidase, with the protein MEQKLRNIVIVGGGLTGLSAAFYTRKMYKEAGYTPRITLVEKAPVLGGKIETLHKDGFVIEKGPDSFLARKTAMIDLAKELELDHELVSTNPEAKKTYILHEGQLHPMPPGLVLGIPTELQPFLRSGLISLGGKLRAMMDFVIPPRRIPGDEALGDFIERRLGKEVLENVTEPLLAGIYAANMKTLSLQATFPQFAEVEQQYGSLIHGMMTGRKPAETHTGTKKSAFLTFRQGLQSLVHALLNDLHDCDLRIGVAVTEFTKTADGEGSIYHVVLDNGETLEADDLFITTPNFAAAPLLRGHVKVAALEAVNYVSVANVVMAFHKKDIENVFDGSGFLVPRKEGRSVTACTWTSAKWLHTSPDDKVLLRCYVGRAGAEETVELPDDELTALVRKDLQDMMGVTATPLFTEITRLRHSMPQYPVGHPQAIADLREELRTTMPGVYVLGAGYDAIGLPDCIRQAKEWASVAVQAAEREAVEVQV; encoded by the coding sequence ATGGAGCAAAAACTACGCAATATTGTGATTGTAGGCGGAGGATTGACCGGACTGAGCGCAGCTTTTTATACACGTAAAATGTACAAAGAAGCAGGCTACACACCACGGATTACGCTGGTGGAGAAGGCCCCGGTGCTGGGCGGGAAAATCGAAACGTTGCATAAAGACGGGTTTGTGATTGAAAAAGGGCCGGATTCCTTTCTGGCCCGTAAAACGGCTATGATCGACCTGGCAAAAGAGCTGGAGCTGGATCATGAGCTGGTAAGCACGAATCCTGAGGCGAAAAAAACATACATTTTGCATGAAGGTCAGCTTCATCCGATGCCCCCCGGTCTGGTACTGGGAATTCCGACGGAGCTGCAACCATTTCTGCGAAGCGGGCTCATCTCTTTGGGCGGCAAGCTGCGGGCCATGATGGACTTTGTTATTCCGCCTCGGCGCATACCCGGTGATGAAGCCTTGGGTGATTTTATCGAACGCCGATTGGGCAAAGAAGTGCTGGAAAATGTAACCGAGCCGCTGCTGGCTGGCATATATGCTGCCAATATGAAGACGCTGAGCTTGCAGGCGACCTTCCCGCAATTTGCTGAAGTAGAGCAGCAATATGGAAGCCTCATTCACGGGATGATGACCGGAAGAAAGCCAGCCGAGACGCATACAGGCACGAAAAAAAGTGCTTTCCTGACCTTCCGACAAGGACTGCAAAGTTTGGTACATGCGTTACTGAATGACTTGCATGACTGTGATTTGCGTATAGGCGTTGCTGTTACAGAGTTCACAAAGACAGCAGACGGTGAAGGAAGCATCTACCATGTTGTACTGGATAATGGGGAGACGTTGGAGGCGGACGATCTATTTATCACGACTCCGAATTTTGCCGCTGCGCCGTTGTTGCGGGGACATGTAAAGGTGGCGGCACTGGAAGCCGTTAATTACGTGTCCGTGGCGAATGTGGTCATGGCCTTTCATAAAAAAGACATCGAGAATGTCTTTGATGGTTCCGGTTTTCTGGTTCCTCGTAAAGAGGGACGCAGTGTGACGGCCTGTACGTGGACGTCCGCCAAGTGGCTGCATACCAGTCCGGACGATAAAGTACTGCTGCGCTGTTATGTGGGGCGTGCTGGAGCCGAAGAAACGGTAGAGCTACCCGATGATGAACTGACTGCGCTGGTACGTAAGGATTTGCAGGACATGATGGGCGTTACGGCGACTCCACTATTTACGGAAATTACCCGTCTTCGCCACTCCATGCCGCAATATCCGGTAGGACACCCGCAGGCTATCGCCGATCTGCGGGAAGAACTGCGTACAACGATGCCGGGAGTGTATGTTCTGGGTGCCGGCTATGATGCTATCGGCTTGCCGGATTGTATCCGTCAGGCCAAGGAATGGGCCTCTGTCGCCGTCCAAGCTGCGGAACGGGAAGCGGTCGAGGTACAGGTATAA
- a CDS encoding glycerophosphodiester phosphodiesterase family protein, whose translation MDHLCVAHRGFSGIAPENTLAAFKLAIDQLFVRWIELDVQLSKDGVPVVIHDFTLERTTNGTGRVKDTDWKELKRLDAGGWKSAEYQGERIPTLAQVLDLCRGRVSLNIELKTAGDMYPGLEKAVLREIVARDMENEVVLTSFERSALRRAKELAPGIRTGLIIDARPDDLAKQLEGLQCSFLSMGYPRLDRKLMKDLTGRGITVMAWTVDDRSIMRRLASLHPELMICTNWPDRWEQVFLHFKHRMWHYIRNLFIK comes from the coding sequence ATGGATCATTTGTGCGTGGCTCACCGTGGTTTTTCGGGAATTGCTCCCGAGAACACGTTGGCGGCCTTTAAGCTTGCGATCGATCAGCTGTTTGTGCGCTGGATTGAGCTGGATGTACAACTGTCGAAGGACGGCGTTCCGGTGGTCATCCATGATTTCACGTTGGAGCGCACGACTAACGGCACAGGTCGAGTGAAGGATACGGACTGGAAAGAGCTGAAACGTCTGGATGCTGGTGGCTGGAAAAGCGCGGAATATCAAGGAGAAAGGATTCCTACTCTCGCACAAGTGCTAGATCTGTGTCGTGGCCGCGTATCGCTCAATATTGAGCTAAAAACCGCAGGGGATATGTATCCGGGGCTGGAGAAGGCGGTACTCCGTGAAATTGTGGCGCGGGATATGGAGAATGAAGTGGTATTGACCTCTTTTGAGCGTTCCGCTTTACGTCGGGCCAAAGAGCTGGCTCCAGGTATCCGTACCGGGCTGATTATTGATGCTCGTCCGGATGATCTGGCAAAGCAGTTGGAAGGGCTGCAATGCTCTTTTCTATCCATGGGCTACCCGCGTTTGGACCGAAAGCTGATGAAAGACTTGACCGGACGCGGTATCACTGTCATGGCGTGGACAGTGGATGACCGTAGCATTATGCGAAGATTGGCCTCATTACATCCTGAATTGATGATTTGTACCAATTGGCCGGATCGCTGGGAGCAGGTTTTTTTGCATTTCAAGCACCGGATGTGGCACTATATACGTAATCTATTTATTAAATAA
- a CDS encoding fumarylacetoacetate hydrolase family protein, translating into MNVEIRNVYCVGRNYKLHAEELGNEVPTEPMIFLKPSHAVVPLDGATLELPKDQGDIHYETELVVAVGRNYEPGMSAETILSAFAFGIDFTLRDVQSVLKKKGHPWTAAKGFKFSAPVTPFLPLEKLDTLEQQDFSLLKNGQEVQRGHIKDMIFSIEHIIDYIATHYGLGEGDIIFTGTPAGVGPATSGDRFELFWGTDHQGSCTIG; encoded by the coding sequence ATGAACGTAGAAATTCGTAATGTCTACTGTGTCGGGCGCAATTATAAGCTGCATGCCGAGGAACTGGGAAATGAGGTTCCTACAGAACCGATGATTTTTTTAAAGCCTTCCCATGCGGTAGTACCGCTGGATGGTGCAACACTGGAGCTTCCTAAAGATCAAGGAGACATTCATTATGAGACAGAGCTGGTCGTGGCGGTAGGCCGTAATTACGAACCGGGTATGTCTGCGGAAACGATTCTGAGTGCATTTGCCTTTGGTATTGATTTTACCCTGCGTGATGTACAAAGCGTTCTCAAGAAAAAGGGTCACCCATGGACGGCGGCTAAAGGTTTCAAATTTTCTGCTCCCGTTACACCGTTCTTGCCTTTAGAGAAACTGGACACGCTGGAGCAGCAGGATTTTTCATTGCTCAAAAATGGGCAGGAAGTACAGCGTGGCCATATCAAGGATATGATTTTTTCCATCGAGCATATCATTGATTACATAGCGACCCATTATGGACTGGGTGAAGGCGATATTATTTTTACAGGCACTCCGGCAGGTGTAGGGCCTGCAACGAGTGGAGATCGCTTCGAGCTATTTTGGGGAACTGACCATCAAGGAAGCTGCACAATTGGTTAA
- a CDS encoding TetR/AcrR family transcriptional regulator translates to MGGIHGDKYEAILDAAYTVFGTKGFYESKISEIAEQAGVAKGTVYLYFKSKEQLFTAVTRRDCEQYLAEMQGALANRALEEGLLRMANLHLHYYYKRKQHTKLFFMTPNNDPDLMEFMRGFIQDYTDMVKNKLALEGVQQPELHAKAFIGMMERLKMDILLDKDFCECDVDQTAEFATNLFMYGCEAGSGIRRS, encoded by the coding sequence ATGGGCGGTATACATGGAGATAAATATGAGGCCATTTTGGACGCCGCTTACACAGTCTTCGGCACCAAAGGCTTTTATGAAAGCAAGATTTCCGAGATTGCAGAACAGGCGGGCGTCGCCAAAGGCACGGTATATTTGTACTTCAAAAGCAAAGAACAGCTGTTTACAGCGGTCACGCGCAGAGATTGCGAGCAATACCTGGCTGAAATGCAGGGCGCATTGGCTAACCGCGCTTTGGAGGAGGGACTGCTGCGAATGGCAAATCTGCACTTACATTACTACTACAAGCGCAAGCAGCATACCAAGTTGTTTTTTATGACCCCGAACAATGACCCTGATTTAATGGAGTTTATGCGCGGATTTATTCAGGATTATACCGATATGGTCAAAAACAAACTGGCTTTGGAGGGTGTGCAGCAGCCTGAGCTTCATGCGAAGGCTTTCATTGGCATGATGGAGCGCCTCAAAATGGACATTTTACTGGATAAAGATTTCTGTGAATGCGATGTGGATCAGACGGCTGAATTTGCGACTAACTTGTTTATGTACGGCTGTGAAG
- the hemH gene encoding ferrochelatase — MKTKVGVLVMSYGTPESLDQVEAYYTHIRRGNAPSPEQLKELKDRYEAILGGVFPLRQNTDRQVHNLQETLNRENRNPDIEFVCYQGLKHAKPFIEDGVEAMVQDGIRTAVGIVLAPHYSVMSVGTYIKRAQAKAQELELAISFVESYHLHPKLIKTLTERVNAKLALFEEAGANRDEVRVLFSAHSLPERILAMGDPYVEQLMATSQAIADKAGITNWQFTWQSAGRTAEPWLGPDILDTMHSLKEEQVEYVLTAPVGFVSDHLEVLYDLDIEAQALAKELDMRFQRIDSLNSDPLYMETLSDVIIDQWKKG, encoded by the coding sequence ATGAAAACCAAAGTGGGTGTACTGGTTATGTCCTACGGGACACCGGAAAGTTTGGATCAGGTGGAAGCCTATTATACGCATATTCGTCGTGGTAACGCTCCTTCCCCGGAGCAATTGAAAGAATTAAAGGACCGTTATGAAGCCATTTTGGGCGGTGTATTTCCGCTACGTCAAAATACGGATCGTCAGGTTCACAATCTGCAAGAAACCTTAAATCGGGAAAATCGTAACCCGGATATTGAATTTGTCTGCTATCAGGGACTCAAACATGCCAAGCCGTTCATCGAGGATGGTGTGGAGGCTATGGTGCAAGATGGTATCCGTACAGCGGTAGGTATCGTGCTGGCTCCGCATTATTCCGTAATGAGTGTAGGCACTTATATCAAGCGCGCACAGGCCAAGGCACAGGAACTGGAGCTGGCTATATCGTTTGTGGAAAGCTATCATCTTCATCCAAAGCTGATCAAGACGTTGACCGAACGTGTGAATGCAAAGCTGGCGCTTTTCGAAGAGGCAGGGGCGAATCGGGACGAGGTACGTGTATTGTTCAGTGCGCACAGCTTGCCTGAGCGGATTTTGGCGATGGGTGACCCTTATGTAGAACAATTGATGGCTACTTCGCAAGCAATTGCGGATAAGGCAGGAATCACCAACTGGCAGTTTACGTGGCAGAGTGCAGGTCGCACAGCAGAGCCTTGGCTCGGTCCTGACATCCTGGATACCATGCATAGTCTCAAGGAAGAGCAGGTTGAATATGTGCTGACTGCGCCAGTCGGCTTCGTTTCCGATCATCTAGAGGTACTGTACGATCTGGATATTGAGGCGCAGGCTTTAGCGAAGGAACTGGATATGCGTTTCCAGCGGATTGATTCGCTTAACAGTGATCCATTGTACATGGAGACGCTTAGCGATGTCATCATAGACCAATGGAAAAAGGGATGA
- a CDS encoding DUF92 domain-containing protein: MDWIIGLLGAAVVAGAAFYKKSLTLSGFAAAVLMGTVYYGAGNLFWFGTLLLFFITSTLLSRFKKERKAELEKSYAKTGNRDAGQVWANGGLGMLLCLCYAIWPHVAWQLAFVGVMATVTSDTWATEFGSLSRKPPRSILNGKVLAPGTSGGVSVLGTAAALAGGVLIGIGAWVFGHAIGMPGLPLWLWALIGGISGSAGAFADSYLGATVQMMRSCTVCGREVEVDSHCGQPTVYVRGWRWMSNDRVNSISSIFGGLVALAGILFIL; encoded by the coding sequence ATGGATTGGATCATCGGATTGCTTGGCGCTGCAGTAGTGGCGGGAGCTGCTTTTTATAAAAAATCCTTAACCTTATCGGGCTTTGCGGCGGCTGTGCTGATGGGAACCGTGTATTATGGTGCAGGTAACCTGTTTTGGTTCGGGACCTTGCTCCTGTTCTTCATTACATCGACCTTGCTGTCGAGGTTCAAAAAGGAGCGCAAGGCAGAGCTTGAAAAATCGTATGCCAAAACCGGAAATCGGGATGCTGGTCAGGTATGGGCCAACGGGGGATTAGGTATGCTGTTATGCCTGTGCTATGCGATCTGGCCTCATGTTGCCTGGCAGTTGGCTTTTGTTGGCGTCATGGCTACAGTCACGTCGGATACGTGGGCAACGGAATTTGGCAGCCTGAGCCGCAAGCCGCCTCGCTCGATACTGAATGGCAAGGTGCTGGCACCCGGAACCTCGGGAGGTGTATCTGTTCTAGGGACAGCTGCGGCCTTGGCTGGGGGAGTTCTGATTGGAATAGGAGCATGGGTCTTTGGACACGCCATAGGAATGCCAGGCTTGCCGCTATGGCTGTGGGCACTGATCGGCGGAATATCTGGTAGTGCGGGGGCCTTCGCCGATTCCTATCTCGGTGCTACGGTGCAAATGATGCGTTCCTGCACGGTTTGCGGCCGGGAAGTAGAGGTAGACTCGCACTGTGGACAACCGACGGTCTATGTGCGGGGCTGGCGTTGGATGAGCAATGATAGAGTGAATAGCATCAGTTCGATTTTCGGGGGGCTGGTCGCTCTGGCAGGCATTCTGTTTATACTCTAG